Proteins encoded in a region of the Methanobrevibacter millerae genome:
- a CDS encoding glycosyltransferase family 2 protein translates to MKTALSVIIPVYNVESYIRQCLDSIVNQTIGIENIEVIIVNDKTQDNSMDIVMEYVDKYPSFKIINNEVNKGLGESRNIGISHATSDYLTFIDSDDFISLNTFKDALDKINEFNVDLLIYNWETYDGKNVVQTNNIHHPDFKENMLIDDINDFPKLFFLTSAWNKIYHKSLFYLLKYSEGFYEDNYVTCNVLLNAKAIFYSKDSTYYYRKNMDSITEKISKNNVYDLCNVISQLYEFKNNNINLLAINFINDVMFWIYYYDWEISDEISFVKKLQSISSNITRSDVENFLNSFPNWNFYKDDILNLNNYDAETFLAKYKYFNHLSKVETSANLYIDAGNGFNEDDKINVSYSPKMKNNRLNFDLSDYSNISSIRFDPLEGDFVKSRINNIKVIDSNSNNSINDDYQYFLTLDPNFILDVDLNDDKLMIDFDLEFLTKAELADFFALKERSIIEKKNIITETKQKNKKSRFNFLK, encoded by the coding sequence AACAGCTTTAAGTGTTATTATACCTGTTTATAATGTTGAATCTTATATTAGACAGTGTTTGGATTCAATTGTTAATCAGACTATAGGAATAGAAAATATTGAAGTTATTATAGTCAATGATAAAACACAGGATAACAGTATGGATATTGTCATGGAATATGTGGATAAATATCCTTCTTTTAAAATAATTAATAATGAAGTTAATAAAGGATTGGGCGAAAGTAGAAACATTGGAATAAGTCATGCCACATCAGATTATCTTACATTTATTGACAGTGATGATTTTATTTCATTAAATACTTTTAAAGATGCTTTAGATAAGATAAATGAATTTAATGTGGATTTGTTAATTTATAATTGGGAAACATATGATGGAAAAAATGTTGTTCAGACAAATAACATTCACCATCCCGATTTTAAAGAGAATATGTTAATAGATGATATTAATGACTTTCCAAAATTATTCTTTTTAACTTCAGCATGGAATAAAATTTATCACAAAAGTTTATTTTATTTATTAAAGTATTCAGAAGGTTTTTATGAAGATAATTATGTAACATGTAATGTTTTATTAAATGCAAAAGCTATTTTCTACAGTAAAGATTCAACTTATTATTACAGAAAAAATATGGATTCAATAACTGAAAAAATTTCTAAAAATAATGTATATGACTTGTGTAATGTAATTTCTCAGCTATATGAATTTAAAAACAATAATATTAATTTATTAGCTATTAACTTTATTAATGATGTAATGTTTTGGATTTATTATTATGATTGGGAAATTAGTGATGAAATATCTTTTGTAAAAAAACTTCAATCAATTTCATCTAATATCACTAGGTCAGATGTTGAAAATTTCCTTAATTCATTCCCTAATTGGAATTTTTACAAAGATGATATTTTAAATTTAAATAATTATGATGCAGAAACTTTTCTTGCTAAATATAAATATTTCAATCATTTATCTAAAGTTGAAACTTCAGCCAATTTATATATAGATGCTGGCAACGGTTTTAATGAGGATGATAAAATAAATGTTAGTTATTCTCCTAAAATGAAAAATAACAGATTAAACTTTGATTTAAGCGATTATTCTAATATTTCATCTATTCGTTTCGACCCTTTAGAAGGGGATTTTGTTAAATCCAGAATAAACAATATCAAAGTTATTGACTCCAATTCCAATAATTCAATTAATGACGATTATCAATATTTTTTAACATTAGACCCTAATTTTATTCTTGATGTGGATTTAAATGATGATAAATTAATGATAGACTTTGATTTAGAATTTTTAACTAAAGCTGAATTAGCTGATTTTTTTGCTTTAAAAGAAAGAAGTATTATTGAAAAAAAGAATATTATAACTGAGACAAAGCAAAAAAATAAAAAAAGTAGATTTAATTTTTTAAAGTAG